In Flavivirga abyssicola, the following are encoded in one genomic region:
- a CDS encoding N-acetylglucosamine kinase, which translates to MILIVDSGSTKSDWIAVDGNGNQLLEKIRTKGLNPAILEEKKLKKIIKSNSLLKKHKNNVTHIFFYGAGCGTEKPVELLKGVLQNIFVNAHIEVNEDTMAAVYSTINHDKEAAVVCILGTGSNCSYYNGEQLEQRVTSLGYSVMDDASGNYYGRQLIRDYYFNHMPEDVKIAFGSKFNMESDYIKYNLYKQPNPNAYLANFAEFMFLHKDSEYTINLIKKGIRLFATNMIMQYKEELKTVPVHFAGSIAYFSQDEIKEVAQEMGFTVGNFERRPIEGLVSFHTKNL; encoded by the coding sequence ATGATTTTAATTGTTGATAGTGGTTCTACAAAATCTGATTGGATAGCAGTAGACGGTAATGGAAATCAATTACTAGAAAAGATACGCACCAAAGGGCTAAACCCTGCTATTTTGGAAGAGAAGAAACTTAAAAAGATAATTAAATCAAATAGTTTATTAAAAAAACATAAGAATAATGTCACTCATATTTTCTTTTACGGAGCTGGTTGCGGTACAGAAAAGCCTGTTGAACTTTTAAAAGGCGTGTTACAAAATATATTTGTTAATGCCCATATAGAAGTTAATGAAGATACTATGGCTGCGGTTTATTCTACAATTAACCACGATAAGGAAGCTGCAGTAGTTTGTATTTTGGGAACAGGATCGAATTGTAGTTACTATAATGGTGAGCAATTAGAGCAACGTGTTACCTCTTTAGGCTATTCTGTTATGGATGATGCCTCAGGTAATTATTATGGCCGTCAACTTATTAGAGATTATTACTTTAATCATATGCCAGAAGATGTTAAAATTGCTTTTGGTAGCAAATTTAACATGGAGTCTGATTATATTAAGTATAATCTATATAAGCAGCCTAACCCTAATGCATATTTAGCCAACTTTGCTGAATTTATGTTTTTACACAAAGATTCAGAATATACAATAAACCTTATAAAGAAAGGCATACGATTATTTGCTACTAATATGATTATGCAATATAAGGAAGAACTAAAAACAGTACCCGTTCATTTTGCAGGGTCTATAGCGTACTTTTCTCAAGATGAAATAAAAGAAGTAGCCCAAGAGATGGGATTCACCGTTGGTAATTTTGAAAGAAGGCCTATAGAAGGTTTAGTATCTTTTCATACTAAGAATTTATAA
- the gap gene encoding type I glyceraldehyde-3-phosphate dehydrogenase — protein MSKLKLGINGFGRIGRIAFRVAASRPDIEVVGINDLLDVDHLAYLLKYDSVHGQFDGTIETNNGNLVVNGNEIRITAERNPEDLKWDAVGAEVVLDCTGIFTNLEGAQKHITAGAKKVAISAPSADAPMFVMGVNHNEITADHTIVSNASCTTNCLAPLAKVINDKFGIAEGLMTTVHAATATQFTVDGPSRKDYRLGRASLNNIVPASTGAAKAVGKVIPELNGKLTGMAFRVPTVDVSVVDLTCRLEKKASFDEVKTALKEASENELSGILGYTEEGVVSQDFVSEPKTSTFDANASMALNDNFIKLVSWYDNEYGYSTKLVDLAQHIGSI, from the coding sequence ATGTCAAAATTAAAATTAGGAATTAACGGATTTGGAAGAATTGGAAGAATTGCTTTCAGAGTAGCAGCTTCTAGACCAGATATTGAAGTAGTTGGAATAAACGATTTACTAGATGTTGACCATTTAGCATATTTATTAAAATACGATTCTGTTCACGGACAGTTTGATGGAACTATAGAAACAAATAATGGTAACTTAGTAGTAAACGGTAATGAAATTAGAATTACTGCAGAGCGTAACCCAGAAGATTTAAAATGGGATGCCGTTGGAGCAGAGGTTGTTTTAGATTGTACAGGTATCTTTACTAATCTAGAAGGCGCTCAAAAACATATTACAGCTGGCGCTAAAAAAGTAGCTATTTCAGCACCATCTGCTGATGCACCAATGTTTGTAATGGGCGTTAATCATAACGAAATTACAGCAGATCATACTATTGTATCTAATGCATCTTGTACAACTAACTGTTTAGCACCTTTAGCAAAAGTAATTAACGATAAATTTGGTATCGCAGAAGGCTTAATGACTACAGTTCATGCTGCTACTGCAACACAATTTACAGTTGATGGACCTTCAAGAAAAGATTACAGATTAGGTAGAGCATCTTTAAACAATATAGTACCAGCATCTACAGGAGCTGCAAAAGCAGTAGGAAAGGTAATTCCAGAATTAAATGGAAAATTAACAGGTATGGCTTTTAGAGTACCTACTGTTGATGTATCTGTAGTAGATTTAACATGTCGTTTAGAAAAGAAAGCATCTTTTGATGAAGTTAAGACAGCTTTAAAAGAAGCTTCAGAAAACGAATTAAGTGGTATTTTAGGATATACAGAAGAAGGTGTTGTATCTCAAGATTTCGTATCAGAACCAAAAACAAGTACATTCGATGCAAACGCAAGTATGGCATTAAATGATAACTTTATTAAATTGGTATCTTGGTATGATAATGAGTATGGTTATTCAACTAAATTAGTTGACTTAGCTCAACATATTGGTTCAATATAA
- the pfkA gene encoding 6-phosphofructokinase: MGKAIKKLAVLTSGGDSPGMNAAIRSVVRTCAYHEIECVGVYRGYEGLIEGDFKPMDARSVKGIINKGGTILKSARSKEFRTEEGRKTAYKQLIDAHIDGLVVVGGDGSFTGALIFNQEFGFPVMGIPGTIDNDIYGTSHTLGFDTALNTVVDAIDKIRDTASSHNRLFFIEVMGRDVGHIALNVGIAGGAEEILIPEEDLGLDRLVESLNKSRTSGKTSSIVIVAEGDKIGKNIFELKDYVDENMEGYDVRVSVLGHMQRGGAPSCFDRVLASRMGVKAVESLLEGETNYMVGLLDNKVELTPLEKAIKGKSKINLELLRVSDIMST; encoded by the coding sequence GAATGCAGCTATTCGTTCAGTAGTAAGAACATGTGCTTACCATGAGATAGAATGTGTAGGTGTTTATCGTGGTTACGAAGGATTGATTGAAGGTGATTTTAAGCCTATGGATGCTCGTAGCGTAAAAGGCATTATAAATAAAGGAGGAACGATATTAAAATCTGCACGATCTAAAGAATTTAGAACAGAAGAAGGACGAAAAACAGCATACAAGCAATTAATCGATGCTCATATTGATGGTTTAGTTGTTGTTGGGGGTGATGGTTCTTTTACGGGAGCTCTTATTTTTAATCAGGAATTTGGTTTTCCAGTAATGGGAATTCCTGGTACGATAGATAATGATATTTATGGAACTTCTCATACTTTAGGATTCGATACAGCCTTAAATACAGTAGTCGATGCTATAGATAAGATTCGTGATACAGCGAGTTCTCATAACAGACTATTCTTTATTGAAGTTATGGGGCGCGATGTAGGGCATATAGCTTTAAACGTAGGTATAGCAGGTGGTGCTGAAGAAATCTTGATCCCAGAAGAAGACTTAGGATTAGATAGATTAGTAGAATCATTGAATAAAAGCAGAACATCGGGTAAGACTTCAAGTATTGTTATCGTTGCAGAGGGCGATAAAATTGGTAAGAACATATTCGAATTAAAAGACTATGTCGACGAAAACATGGAAGGTTACGATGTGCGTGTTTCCGTTTTAGGTCATATGCAGCGTGGAGGCGCACCATCATGTTTCGACCGTGTTTTGGCCAGTAGAATGGGAGTAAAGGCGGTAGAGTCTTTATTAGAAGGAGAAACTAATTACATGGTAGGCTTGTTAGATAATAAAGTAGAATTAACACCATTAGAAAAAGCCATAAAAGGAAAGTCAAAAATTAACTTAGAATTATTGCGTGTATCAGACATTATGAGCACTTAA